In Chryseobacterium salivictor, the DNA window TGCGACCGCGAAGTAAAGCGCACCGGAATCACCAGTTTGAAAATTAATTTTAATAATGTTTTCGGCTATTTTATTGAAGTCAGAAATTCACATAAAGATAAAGTTCCCGAAGACTGGATCCGCAAGCAAACTCTGGTGAATGCGGAAAGATACATTACCGAAGAACTGAAAGAATACGAAGAACAAATTCTTGGCGCTGAAGAAAAGATTTCAAAAATCGAACATTTGCTGTACCGAAAGGTTTGTGAAAATGTGATGGTTTACATCGATCAGATTCAGGAAAATTCCAAAATTATTGCCGAATTAGATTGCGGCGTTGGCTTATCTGAACTCGCCTTTTCTGAATCTTATACCAAACCGGTTTTAAATGAAGGTTTTGAAATTGATTTAAAAGAAGCGCGACATCCAATCATTGAAAATGCTTTGCCGTTGGGCGAAAAATATATTCCGAATGATTTGTTTCTGTCGAAAGATTCGCAGCAGATTATCATGGTTACCGGTCCGAATATGGCGGGTAAATCGGCCATTCTCAGACAAACTGCCATCATTTGTCTGATGGCTCAAATCGGAAGTTTTGTTCCGGCAAAACATGCTGAAATTGGTATTTTAGATAAAATTTTCACCAGAGTTGGCGCGACCGATAATATTTCTTCCGGCGAATCTACTTTCATGGTAGAAATGAATGAAGCGGCGAATATTCTCAATAATATTTCGGAAAGAAGTCTGATTCTTTTAGACGAAATCGGACGCGGAACTTCAACCTATGACGGAGTTTCCATCGCTTGGGCGATCGCAGAATATCTGCACCAACATCCGACGCAGGCGAAAACTTTGTTCGCAACGCATTATCACGAACTGAATGAAATGACGGTAAATTTTGACAGAATTAAAAACTTTCACGTTTCGATTCAGGAAAATAAAGGAAATATTATTTTCATGCGGAAACTCCTTCCGGGCGGCAGCGAACACAGTTTCGGGATCCACGTCGCCAAGTTAGCGGGAATGCCTTCAAAAGTCGTCAACCGCGCGAATGAAGTTTTGAAAACTTTAGAAAAAAGCCGTTCGCAAAGCGGCTCCAAAGATTCTGCAAAAGTGATTACGGACGAAAGTCTGCAGCTTTCTTTCTTCCAGTTGGATGATCCGGTTTTAGAAAATATCCGCGAAGAATTACTGAAGATCGATATCAATACATTGACGCCAATCGAAGCTTTGATGAAGTTGAACTCAATTAAGAAAATGATTGGGCGGTAAATCCTAAACATTTTTTAATTTGAAATATTAAAATTTGATTAATGAATAAAAAGATTTAAGATTTCGTTCGGAAATAGAAACTTAACGACTTTTGTACAAACGTAAAAATCCCGAAAAATTCGGGATTTTTTTCTTGTGGTAAAATTTGAAAGAGTTTTTTTTTCTCAATTATTTACTCGAAATTCTGTAAATCAACCAGTTTTCTGTAGATTCCGTTTTTTTCGTACAACTCCTGATGGGTTCCCTGTTCTGCGATAATTCCGCGTTCCATTACCACGATCCAGTCTGCTTTTTGAATGGTTGAAAGCCGGTGAGCGATGACCAAAGAAGTTCGGTTTTCCATCATTTTTTCTAAAGCATCCTGTACGAATCTTTCGCTTTCGGTATCCAAAGCGGAAGTGGCTTCATCCAGAATCATGATTGGAGGGTTTTTCAGAACGGCTCTGGCAATAGAAACCCTTTGTTTTTGTCCGCCGGAAAGTTTGTTTCCGTCGTCACCGATATTGGTGTAATATTTTTCCGGTAAGTTGTTGATAAACTCGTGCGCATTGGCAATTTTCGCGGCTGCCATTACTTCTTCTTCGGTAGCATCGGGTTTTCCCATTAAAATATTATTGAAGACCGAATCATTAAATAAGACCGATTCCTGAGTTACCATTCCTAAAAGGTGTCGGTAATCTTTTACTTTCAAATTTTTAATATTCTCCCCATCCACCAGGATTTCGCCTTCTGAAACATCATAAAAACGCGCTAATAAATTCGCAATCGTTGTTTTTCCGGAACCGGACTGACCGACCAAAGCAACGGTTTTTCCTTTGTAAACAGTCAGGTTGAAATTTTTTAAAATCACATTGTCTTTGTCGTAGTAAAAACCGATATTTTTAAATTCAATTTGATTTTTTAAGGTCGAAATAGGTGTTGGATTTGGGATTTCATCAATCTTCAAATCGTAATCTAAAACTTCAGAAACACGGTCCAAACTCGCCATACCGCCTTGAATAGACGAAAAAGCATTTGATAATTTCTTTGCCGGATCTAATATCTGGAAAAACACACCGATAAATGCAAGGAAAGTTACAGGATCTTTATTCGTTCCGTTGATAATTTCTGTTCCGGCAAACCAGGTGATGATCAGAAGCGTAACGGAACCCAGGAATTCGCTCATTGGGGAGGCCAATTCTCTTCTGCGGCTCATGCCAATCGCATATTTCCGCCAATTGTCAGTAGTCTTATTGAATCTGTTTTTCAGGATTTTATCGGCATTAAAAATTTTAATGACTTTAGAAGATTTCAAGGTTTCATCCACCAAAGAAAACAAATTTCCTAATTCTTCCTGTGATGCTGTTGCATGTCTTTTTAAACTTTTCCCGACCCACGCAATGATTAAACCCATGATCGGAAATACCAGCAGCGAAAACAAAGTCAATTGGGGAGAGAGTATAAATAAAGTAATCAATGACGCAATGATCATAAAAGGAGCATTCAGAACATCCACCAAACTTCCCATAATTCCGCTTTCAACGGCACCTATATCATTTGATATTCTCGACATCATATCGCCTTTTCGCTGTTCGGTAAAAAAGGAAACCGGCAGTTTCAGGAATTTATTATACATCGCGGTCCGCAAATCTTTGGTAATCCCGACCCGATAATTCACTAATAGATAGGAACCCAAATACCTGAAAAGATTCCGGAGCAGAAACGCCACTGCGGTAATGCCACAAAGTATTGCTAAAACCTGAATCGCACCATGCTCATTGATGTTGAGCTGGATTTTATAATAAGCCATATCTTTCAGATACCCAAAATAATCCCCGAATTTGCCGCTATAAGCAGGAGCAGTCGTCGTATCAACTTCTTTATCCAGTTTGAATAAAATCCGCAGAATCGGAAGCATGGTTACGATGGAAAAAATCTGTAGTAATGAATAGAGAAGATTAAAAAGAATACTTCCGTAAAGGTATCTTTGATGAGGTTTCGCGATGGAAAGAATACGTTTTAATGGTTTCATTTAGGGGAATTTCGGGAGCAAAATTAAGGAATTTAGAATTGTGATGACCATTAATTAAAATTTACCGTATTATTATAGATTGGTTTAAAGTTTTTCGGAGTTAATTTTTCAACGGTTTTGCCAAAATTATTAATGAGTTGAGTTAGATTATCGAAATCAACAATTTCCAAATCGTCATTCAGTTGGTGATAATGTTTTGCTTTGGACATATCCACGGTTGATAATGAGTGTGCAATTATTTTCTTCTTTACAAAACTTACATTGTCGGAGCGGTAAAAAAGCTTTTGTTTCAGGTACGGATCAGGGTAGATTTTTAAATTATTCACGGCATTCCCGTTAAAAAGTTCATCGAGGTCAGAAAACCCGTCACCGGTCATATACAATGTATTCGGGCCAAATTGGGAAACCGTTGCAATCATTTCAAAATTAAATAGGGCTGATATATTTTGATGCTGTTCCTGCAGGTTCGGAATATCAACAATCGCTTTGGATCCTTTCATTCCTTTTTCCTCTCCGTTGAATGCAATATACATCAGCGAAAAATCGGTTTTTCCTGTTTTAAAATAATCAGCCAAACCGATGACAGCAGTTACACCGCTTGCATTATCATCAGCACCGTTAAATACTTTATCTTCCGTTTTGTCACTGGTGCCAATGTGATCGAAATGCGCAGAGAACGCGATGGTTTTTTCACTTTCCCCTTTTTTAATTCCACATACATTATATACGACCTTTCCTTTGTATTCAAACGGAACTAAATAAGAATCGCCAAAACAGAAGCTGAGGTTATTTTCTGCGAATTTTTTAGCAATATATAGGGCAGCAGCATCATTTTCCGGTGTTCCGGTTTCGCGGCCTTTCATTTCATCTGAGGCCAGGTGTGACAGGACTTCGATTACTCTTTCCCTTGAAACTTTTTGGGAAAACAATGAGGAGGAAGCGCCGAGTAAAATAAGAAGGAGAAATTTATTCATATTAAATATATTATTGGTTAAAGATAAAAATTTAAATGAAATGATAAAAAAAACAGTCCCCGAAGGAACTGTTTCACTCAAAAAAAATCGTTGTGAGTTTAGCGGAGTCTGTCTACAGATTTTACGAGCCTTTCGTCTTTCCGTATATATACATTTGCTATGAGCAAACATATCATGGATAATAACGGGAAAACAGGCTCAATACCCTTCTCAGGAAAATCGATTCCTCCGGATAAAGTGAGTAGCCAATACGCCAATAAACCGAGCAACAAGGCGTTTATAATTACACTGATGGTATTCAGCTGAATTTGTCTTTTGCGGTTTTTATAACTTAAGATACTGATGCATTGCAAAAGCATGAGCGCAACACACGCTATGGATATAAAAGGGACAGATCCGAAAAGGGAAAAGTCCTGTCCTGTGATCAACAAAAACACGGCGCCTAAAATCGCCAGAAATATCCATACAGTCTGTATTCTCTGCAACATACTAATTTATTCTGGTTACAAAAATAACAATAATTTTTTGCATAATTAAAAAATAAACGTAGATTTGCACTACAAATGTCCTATAAAAGAAAAGTCACCCGACCTAGCTTTCTCACTTACAATTACTTATAAATTACTTTTTGCGTAACATTTATGTTCAACATTGAAACATTAAGGTCAAAATCCAATGCAGATTTGACTAAAATCACAAGCGATCTGGGCGTTAAAATTGCTAAAAATAGCTCTGAAAACGATAAGATTTTTGCTATTTTGGATTTTCAAGCATCCAATACAAAAGTAGTGAAAGATTACTACAGCGCGACAGAAACTCCTATGAATAAAGAAGAACCAAAAACTCCGGCACCCAAAAAGCCAGCAGTTAAAAAACCAACTCCGAAAAAGAAAGTAGAAAAACCTGTAGAGGATTCTGCCGAAACTCAGAAAGAAGAACCTAAAGAAGTTCCTGCGAAAAATTCTGAGGATATAAAAGAAGTTCCTGTGAAGGCCGAAGCGGAAAAGAGCGCTGAACATTCAGAAACTGACCAGCCTAAAGCAGCAGCTCAGATTCAACAGAAGAAAAAAAGACAACGTGTCGCTCCGCCAAAAACGGAGACTGAAAATACAGAAAAAGAAGTGGTTGCAGAAGCCGAAACTCCGATAGAAGCCAAGCCAGAACCACCTAAAAATCAAAACTCCAATCCCAACTCATCCGGAAACGGAAATCCAAATCAAAACGGAAATCCAAACCAAAATCAGTCAGGCAACGGAAATCCAAATCAGGGCGGAAACCCAAATAAACAACCGCAGCACCAGCACAAGAATCCCAATCAGCATAAAAATCCTAACCAAAATAAAAATCAACAAAGCGGTGAATCCAACGAAGAGCCTGCCAGAAAAGAATTTAATTTTGACGGAATGGTCACCATTGAAGGCGTACTGGAAATCCTTCCGGACAACTACGGTTTCCTACGTTCCTCCGATTTTTCCTATATTTCTTCTCCAGACGATGTGTATGTATCTACGAACCAGATTAGAAATTATGCTTTAAAAACAGGAGACACCGTAAAAGGAATTGTAAGATTACCGAAAGAAGGTGAAAAATATTTCTCCTTATTAAAACCTACAGAAGTTAACGGCAGAGATCTCGAGTTTATTAAAGACCGCGTTGCTTTCGAATTTTTAACGCCTCTTTTCCCGGAAGAAAAATTTAATTTAACGGGGAAAAACGCGACACCTTCTACCAGAATTGTTGATTTATTTACACCGATTGGAAAAGGTCAGCGAGCAATGATCGTAGCGCAACCGAAAACGGGTAAAACAATGTTGCTGAAAGAAATTGCAAATTCAATTTCAGCCAATCATCCGGAAGCTTATATGATGATTTTACTCATCGATGAAAGACCGGAAGAGGTAACCGATATGGAAAGAAGTGTCAATGCGGAAGTAATCGCTTCTACATTTGATGAGCCAGCTGAAAAACACGTAAAAGTGGCGAATTTGGTTTTATCGAAAGCACAGAGAATGGTGGAATGCGGGCATGATGTCGTTATTTTACTGGATTCTATCACGCGTTTGGCGAGAGCTTACAATACGGTAACTCCGGCTTCAGGGAAAATTTTATCGGGTGGAGTTGATGCCAATGCTTTGCATAAACCGAAAAGATTCTTCGGTGCCGCCAGAAATATTGAAGGCGGTGGTTCATTAACCATTATTGCAACAGCACTGATTGACACTGGTTCTAAAATGGATGAAGTGATTTTCGAAGAGTTTAAAGGAACCGGAAATATGGAACTGCAACTCGACCGAAAAATTGCCAACAAAAGAATTTACCCGGCTATTGATTTAACTTCTTCCAGTACAAGAAGAGATGATTTACTTTTAGAAGACACCGTTCAGCAAAGAATGTGGATTTTAAGAAAATATTTGGCCGATATGAACCCGGTAGAAGCGATGGAATTTGTCAACAGAAGTATTAAGCAGACTTTGAATAATGAAGAGTTCTTAATGTCTATGAACAGATAAAAAAACAGAATTATCTTTTAAAGGTGATTTAAATAAATAAAAACCGTTTTTCGAAACGGTTTTTTTGTTGCTGTCAATGTTAAAGATTTATTAAAGTAATCCGGCCTTTTTGGAATTGGTCTAATTAATGGTTAAATTTGGGATATTAACATTTAATACAATAAAATTATGTCATTCGAATTACCAAAATTAGGATACGCGTACGACGCACTGGAGCCCACTATTGATGCAAAAACAATGGAAATCCACTACACAAAACACCATCAGGCTTATATTGACAACCTCAATAAAGCAATTGCAGGAACAGATTTAGAGGGAAAATCTATCGAAGAAATCTGTAAAACCGGAACAGATAAAATGGCGGTGAGAAATAATGGCGGTGGTCATTTCAACCATTCCCTTTTCTGGGAAATTCTAACTCCAGGAGGCAGCAAAGAACCGGTAGGAAATGTAAAAGCTGCAATCGACGCTTATGGTGGTTTTGAGAAATTCAAAACTGATTTCTCTGAAGCAGCAAAAACAAGATTCGGTTCAGGCTGGGCTTGGTTGTGTAAAAAAGCAGATGGATCGGTAGCTGTTTGTTCTTCGCCGAATCAGGATAACCCGCTAATGCCTGTCGCAGATTGCCAGGGAGTACCGGTTTTGGGAATTGATGTTTGGGAACACGCTTATTATTTGCATTATCAAAACAGAAGACCAGATTATATCTCAGCATTTTTTGACATTGTAAACTGGGATAAAGTAGAAGAAAAATTCAATAAGTAGATTGAAATAATCCGATAAAAAAAGTTCAGAATTTTCTGAACTTTTTGTTTTTTTGGATATGAACCTTTCGTAATTAATTTTATTTCAGAAGAACTTTCGGATTTCCGCTGGCTTTTTTGGGCAACAGTTTTATCGGGTTAAAGGATTTCAAATCAGGTCGGATTTCCTAATTGCCTTTTTCAATAATTTATTCTTAGACGCATGGAAATTAATCAGTTGCGCCTAATCCATTTAATTTCAAACCGTATTTCCATTTTACAAAGGCGAAAACCTGATAGAGTTTGTATTCGAATTTCAGCCCGTAATCAATGTTGGGATCATAATCAATAGAAGATTCAATGATGTTTCTGTAGCGGCCGGCGAAATAATAGGAATTCCATTCGCTGACCAGAAATTGGTTTTTAGTCTTCAGATAAGTTTCAGAATACATATTCATTGGTTTGGCAACCGCATTGATAAAATAGTTCCATTGGCCGTCAAGAACTTCAAGATCATATTCACCATCTTCGTTTTTCTGCGCTTGGATTGGAGCATTGTCTTTATTCTGATTGGCAGCATTATTTTGGGTCGAGCAACTTAAACTGAGCATCAGAATACTAAGGAGAAATATTAGTTTTTTCATTGGAATGTTTTTTTATTAGATCATCAAATTTACAGCCAAAAAAACCGTTTCGAAAAACGGTTTTAAATTTTATTAATTAGCTTCTCGCTGCACGACCACAAATGCGGGGAAGTGGTCACTATAGCCGCCGGTAAACTTGTCGCCATTCCAGGAACGCAAAGGATAGCCTTTCCAGTTCCCTTCTCTGTTGATGAGGTAAGGAGGGGCAAATACTTCGGTTTTATAGACGGAATATTCCTTTCCTACCTGGTCAGAAATCAGATTTCCTGAAACGATTATTTGGTCAAATAAATTCGGGGCGTCCTGGTATGCCAGTGAAGCAACTCCCTTTTTATACAAAGGATACATCAGGTTTAAGTAAGGCATTTCGGGGCTCACGTCTTTTGGAGCCCATGCTGCTTTCAAATGGTTTTTTAAACTGGAGCTTACTGGATCATCATTAAAATCTCCCATTGCAAATAGTTTGGTGGAAGGATCTTTTAATCTAATGCTGTCCATCTGCTGTTTCAGTACTACTGCCGCTGCATTTCTTGCAGGTAATGAACGGGCTTCGCCGCCACTTCTTGATGGCCAGTGATTCATAAAAATTGCGATTTTCTCATTATCCAGAAAGCCGGTAACGACCAATACATCTCTGGTGTAAGATCTTTTTCCGTCATAATAGATTTTCACTTCTTTCTTTAAAGAATTGGTCGGTGTAAATCTTCTTTTTTGATAGATCAGTGCTACGTCAATTCCTCTTGCGTCATAAGTATTGTAATGGATAATTCCGTAATCGTATTTGGCAAGGGCAGGCTGTTTAATCAGATCTTCGATAACCTGTCTGTTTTCAACTTCAATTAAACCTACAATTACAGGTGCAGATTTGGTGTATTGAGCGCCCATTTCCGAGATAACTTTTGCCTCATTCGCTAATTTAATCTTGTAGTTTTTTGTGTTCCAGTTTTTTGGACTGTTTGCAGTAAAGTCATCAGCAAGAATTTGCTTGCGGACTACTTTTTTTCCTTTTAGCAAAGCGTCGCTCCACTCACCACGATATTCTTCTGTGGTTTCTAAGTATTTTAAAGAATCCAGAGGCACGCTTCGGTGGAAAGCTGGGTTGCTGATGTCTTTGGTCCCATCAATATAGTCTGCAGACGCTATGGTATCCCAAAGATTTTCAACATTTAAAAAGCCGATAGTAGCCACTTTTCTTAATTGACCTTTCTGTTGACCGAAAGAAATACAGAATGTGACTAAGCATAAAAAACATACAATTTTTTTCATTATAACTAATAATTATATTATTTGGGCAAAGTTAGTAATAAATTATATTTGGGCGGCGAAATTTTTTATACTACTAATTTTTATCACAAATGTAATCGAAAATGTGTTAAAAAAATGTAAAGTAATATATTTATGTCTAAATTTGCGTTAATTAATTTAGTGAATTGATTTTTAGATTCAAAAAGCAAAAACAAATTATAAACATGATTAAAAAACTATCTTTAATCTCTATGTTTACATTGCTTCCAGCGTCTTTTTATTTTGCACAAACTACGGTTTATGCTTACTTGAAAGACGGAGATGGGAAGCCAGTGGAAAATGCAGAGATTGATTTAAAGGGCTCTGGCAATGATGTGAAGGCTGATAAAATTGGGTATTTCCAATTTGTCGATCTAGGAACGGGTCATTACCAAATTGTCATTTCCAAACCCAATTTCGAAACGAAAGTGATGGAGTTTGATGTCAGTAATGAAAAAAGAAAGGATTTGGGCGTTATTACGCTTTATTCTAATTTAACTGCTGCGGATCAAGGTCTTGCCATTATTGAAAGTAGTGGTGACGAAGAAAACACCAGCCAATCGACGACAGTAGGTTTATTGCAATCTTCTCAGGATGTTTTCAGTAGAATTGCTGCTTTTGATCTGGGGGCTTACTGGTTCCGGCCAAGAGGCATCGATGGAAGATCTGGAGAAACCATGATGAACGGTGTTTCTATGGTGAAATCTGATAACGGAAATGTAGATTTCGGAAACTGGGGTGGACTGAATGAGATCACCCGATATCCTGAAATTTCTGCCAATCACGCGCCTTCTGAGTATGCATTTGGTGGTGCAAGTTCTGTTATTTATAAAAACACCAATGCAAGTGAATACCGCAAAGGATTCCAGGCAACCTATTCTTTAACCAACCGAAATTACAGAAACAGAGCGTCATTGCGTTACAGTTCGGGAATGAATAAAAACGGATGGGCTTTTACTGCAATGGCGGCAAGAAGATGGGCACAGGAAGGAATTCAGGAAGGAACTTCTTATGACGCTTTGGGAGGATTCTTAGGAATTGAGAAAAAATTCAGTGATTCCCATACCATCACTTTCAATGCATTTGCTGCACCTTACAGAAGATCTACTTCAAGTCCGAGTACTCAGGAGGTGTATGATTACAGAGGGGTTCACTATAATTCCTACTGGGGATGGCAAGACGGCAAAAAAAGAAATGAGCGAGTGAAATCAGGATTTCAGCCGATTTTCCAAATGCAGGATTTCTGGAAAATTAATGATAAATCAAGCCTTCGAACTGCAGTCTCTTATCAGTTTGGCAAAGATAAAGGGGCGAGATTAGATTGGCAAGGGGTTCAAAATCCATCACCAACTTATTACCGATACTTACCGAGCTATTATGATTCTCTAGATCCTAATGCTTCGGTAATTGATCCAAATGGTACACTTACAACTGCCCAAGATGCGTATCAAGTAGCCGTAAATGGTTGGAATTCGGGTGCAGATTTTACTCAGCTTAATTGGGATAAAATGTACGAGAATAATAGAATCCAACCAGTAGCAGATCATTTTGGGGTAACTGGTAGACGTGCTTTGTATTTCCAAGTTGCTGATGTAAGCGATGACAAAATCTTCAATGCAGGAACGCATTATGTATATGATTTTAACCCTACCACTAAGTTCTTGTTAAACGTATCTTATGAAAATTACAAATCAGAATTATACCGCGAAGTAAAAGATCTTTTAGGTGCTGATTTTGCATTAAACAAAGATCCGTTTGCAGCGACTAATCAACCAGGTACCAGCGGACTTTATAATGAAGGTGAAACCGACGTTGCAAAAAAAGTAGGAGATAAAATTAATTACGACTATAACTTCTCAAGACAGGAGGTGAAAGTGAATCCAGGATTGAAATTCCAGGCTGGTAAATTTGACGTATTTGTTTCTGGTTTAGCCGGATATTCTACTTCCTCTAGAGAAGGTCTTTACCACAATTATCTGTACAAAGAT includes these proteins:
- a CDS encoding DUF6146 family protein; its protein translation is MKKLIFLLSILMLSLSCSTQNNAANQNKDNAPIQAQKNEDGEYDLEVLDGQWNYFINAVAKPMNMYSETYLKTKNQFLVSEWNSYYFAGRYRNIIESSIDYDPNIDYGLKFEYKLYQVFAFVKWKYGLKLNGLGATD
- a CDS encoding M28 family metallopeptidase produces the protein MNKFLLLILLGASSSLFSQKVSRERVIEVLSHLASDEMKGRETGTPENDAAALYIAKKFAENNLSFCFGDSYLVPFEYKGKVVYNVCGIKKGESEKTIAFSAHFDHIGTSDKTEDKVFNGADDNASGVTAVIGLADYFKTGKTDFSLMYIAFNGEEKGMKGSKAIVDIPNLQEQHQNISALFNFEMIATVSQFGPNTLYMTGDGFSDLDELFNGNAVNNLKIYPDPYLKQKLFYRSDNVSFVKKKIIAHSLSTVDMSKAKHYHQLNDDLEIVDFDNLTQLINNFGKTVEKLTPKNFKPIYNNTVNFN
- a CDS encoding endonuclease/exonuclease/phosphatase family protein; its protein translation is MKKIVCFLCLVTFCISFGQQKGQLRKVATIGFLNVENLWDTIASADYIDGTKDISNPAFHRSVPLDSLKYLETTEEYRGEWSDALLKGKKVVRKQILADDFTANSPKNWNTKNYKIKLANEAKVISEMGAQYTKSAPVIVGLIEVENRQVIEDLIKQPALAKYDYGIIHYNTYDARGIDVALIYQKRRFTPTNSLKKEVKIYYDGKRSYTRDVLVVTGFLDNEKIAIFMNHWPSRSGGEARSLPARNAAAVVLKQQMDSIRLKDPSTKLFAMGDFNDDPVSSSLKNHLKAAWAPKDVSPEMPYLNLMYPLYKKGVASLAYQDAPNLFDQIIVSGNLISDQVGKEYSVYKTEVFAPPYLINREGNWKGYPLRSWNGDKFTGGYSDHFPAFVVVQREAN
- a CDS encoding TonB-dependent receptor — its product is MIKKLSLISMFTLLPASFYFAQTTVYAYLKDGDGKPVENAEIDLKGSGNDVKADKIGYFQFVDLGTGHYQIVISKPNFETKVMEFDVSNEKRKDLGVITLYSNLTAADQGLAIIESSGDEENTSQSTTVGLLQSSQDVFSRIAAFDLGAYWFRPRGIDGRSGETMMNGVSMVKSDNGNVDFGNWGGLNEITRYPEISANHAPSEYAFGGASSVIYKNTNASEYRKGFQATYSLTNRNYRNRASLRYSSGMNKNGWAFTAMAARRWAQEGIQEGTSYDALGGFLGIEKKFSDSHTITFNAFAAPYRRSTSSPSTQEVYDYRGVHYNSYWGWQDGKKRNERVKSGFQPIFQMQDFWKINDKSSLRTAVSYQFGKDKGARLDWQGVQNPSPTYYRYLPSYYDSLDPNASVIDPNGTLTTAQDAYQVAVNGWNSGADFTQLNWDKMYENNRIQPVADHFGVTGRRALYFQVADVSDDKIFNAGTHYVYDFNPTTKFLLNVSYENYKSELYREVKDLLGADFALNKDPFAATNQPGTSGLYNEGETDVAKKVGDKINYDYNFSRQEVKVNPGLKFQAGKFDVFVSGLAGYSTSSREGLYHNYLYKDSFGKSQDYNFWNFGLKGQVIYKVDGRNFIVYNGAYFSQAPFLEDIFMNPRVNASVTPNIKNTIINANDLSYVMSTPFFKMRLTGYLVDTQNETSVQRFFADGIQLQSAGQDGTVANVQSAFVTQIMSNLEKRNLGAELGVDIKILPTLSIQGLASIGQFTYENDPNVYFTSDAAGTFENGKSYLDLGKAYLKDYKQGGTPQQGYSLGFRYNSPKYWWFGANWNYLDQNFLDPSALLRTERFVQNPVTGTPYAGLDEAELRNVLAPHRLPSAYFLNANVGKSWRLGAYYVLLTASVNNILDNTKYITGGFEQTRRVTYPGYVEENNREFPLFGPKYWYTQGRSYFVNVQVRF
- the rho gene encoding transcription termination factor Rho, whose protein sequence is MFNIETLRSKSNADLTKITSDLGVKIAKNSSENDKIFAILDFQASNTKVVKDYYSATETPMNKEEPKTPAPKKPAVKKPTPKKKVEKPVEDSAETQKEEPKEVPAKNSEDIKEVPVKAEAEKSAEHSETDQPKAAAQIQQKKKRQRVAPPKTETENTEKEVVAEAETPIEAKPEPPKNQNSNPNSSGNGNPNQNGNPNQNQSGNGNPNQGGNPNKQPQHQHKNPNQHKNPNQNKNQQSGESNEEPARKEFNFDGMVTIEGVLEILPDNYGFLRSSDFSYISSPDDVYVSTNQIRNYALKTGDTVKGIVRLPKEGEKYFSLLKPTEVNGRDLEFIKDRVAFEFLTPLFPEEKFNLTGKNATPSTRIVDLFTPIGKGQRAMIVAQPKTGKTMLLKEIANSISANHPEAYMMILLIDERPEEVTDMERSVNAEVIASTFDEPAEKHVKVANLVLSKAQRMVECGHDVVILLDSITRLARAYNTVTPASGKILSGGVDANALHKPKRFFGAARNIEGGGSLTIIATALIDTGSKMDEVIFEEFKGTGNMELQLDRKIANKRIYPAIDLTSSSTRRDDLLLEDTVQQRMWILRKYLADMNPVEAMEFVNRSIKQTLNNEEFLMSMNR
- a CDS encoding DUF4293 family protein, coding for MLQRIQTVWIFLAILGAVFLLITGQDFSLFGSVPFISIACVALMLLQCISILSYKNRKRQIQLNTISVIINALLLGLLAYWLLTLSGGIDFPEKGIEPVFPLLSMICLLIANVYIRKDERLVKSVDRLR
- a CDS encoding superoxide dismutase, giving the protein MSFELPKLGYAYDALEPTIDAKTMEIHYTKHHQAYIDNLNKAIAGTDLEGKSIEEICKTGTDKMAVRNNGGGHFNHSLFWEILTPGGSKEPVGNVKAAIDAYGGFEKFKTDFSEAAKTRFGSGWAWLCKKADGSVAVCSSPNQDNPLMPVADCQGVPVLGIDVWEHAYYLHYQNRRPDYISAFFDIVNWDKVEEKFNK
- a CDS encoding ABC transporter ATP-binding protein, with product MKPLKRILSIAKPHQRYLYGSILFNLLYSLLQIFSIVTMLPILRILFKLDKEVDTTTAPAYSGKFGDYFGYLKDMAYYKIQLNINEHGAIQVLAILCGITAVAFLLRNLFRYLGSYLLVNYRVGITKDLRTAMYNKFLKLPVSFFTEQRKGDMMSRISNDIGAVESGIMGSLVDVLNAPFMIIASLITLFILSPQLTLFSLLVFPIMGLIIAWVGKSLKRHATASQEELGNLFSLVDETLKSSKVIKIFNADKILKNRFNKTTDNWRKYAIGMSRRRELASPMSEFLGSVTLLIITWFAGTEIINGTNKDPVTFLAFIGVFFQILDPAKKLSNAFSSIQGGMASLDRVSEVLDYDLKIDEIPNPTPISTLKNQIEFKNIGFYYDKDNVILKNFNLTVYKGKTVALVGQSGSGKTTIANLLARFYDVSEGEILVDGENIKNLKVKDYRHLLGMVTQESVLFNDSVFNNILMGKPDATEEEVMAAAKIANAHEFINNLPEKYYTNIGDDGNKLSGGQKQRVSIARAVLKNPPIMILDEATSALDTESERFVQDALEKMMENRTSLVIAHRLSTIQKADWIVVMERGIIAEQGTHQELYEKNGIYRKLVDLQNFE